The following coding sequences lie in one Haladaptatus sp. DJG-WS-42 genomic window:
- a CDS encoding 30S ribosomal protein S27ae, translating to MSRYEIYNDDGTTDHELCPSCGDAFLAEHSDRTHCGRCGFTEWK from the coding sequence ATGTCTCGCTACGAGATTTACAACGACGACGGCACGACCGACCACGAGCTGTGCCCAAGCTGTGGCGACGCATTCCTCGCAGAGCACAGTGACCGCACCCACTGTGGCCGCTGTGGCTTCACCGAGTGGAAATAG
- a CDS encoding 30S ribosomal protein S24e gives MDITILEESENPMLHRTDVRFEILHDEATPSRLSVRDSLAAKLNKDASEVVVRKMNTKFGMRKTRGLAKVYDNPEFARDVEHEHMLERNKILAGEDDADAEAEEA, from the coding sequence ATGGATATCACAATCCTCGAAGAATCGGAAAACCCGATGCTTCACCGAACAGACGTTCGCTTCGAAATTCTCCACGATGAGGCCACGCCGTCGCGCCTCTCTGTCCGCGACAGTCTCGCGGCCAAACTGAACAAAGACGCCTCCGAAGTCGTCGTCCGCAAGATGAACACGAAGTTCGGCATGCGCAAGACGCGCGGCCTCGCAAAGGTGTACGACAACCCCGAGTTCGCCCGCGATGTCGAACACGAGCACATGCTCGAACGCAACAAGATTCTCGCCGGCGAAGACGACGCAGACGCCGAGGCGGAGGAAGCATAG
- a CDS encoding GTP-dependent dephospho-CoA kinase family protein, translating into MPADAVLTLPDDLRSAFKDPLGPLFTDAEMLLDEAGTPLIAVGDIVTYHLTQAGVIPDVAVIDGKTKRTAVDAAITEAIGGYERSHEVTNPAATLSLDLLATLREAIDAPETTVIVVEGEEDLATLPALVAAPEGASVVYGQPDEGMVLVTVTPEVRHRMISLLSQMTGDHDAAWAALGVDAE; encoded by the coding sequence GTGCCAGCAGACGCCGTCCTCACGCTCCCTGACGACTTGCGGTCGGCGTTCAAAGACCCGCTTGGCCCGTTGTTTACTGACGCAGAGATGTTGCTCGACGAGGCAGGAACGCCGCTCATCGCCGTTGGCGACATCGTCACCTACCACCTCACCCAAGCCGGGGTCATCCCCGACGTGGCGGTCATCGACGGGAAGACGAAGCGGACGGCAGTGGATGCGGCCATCACCGAGGCCATCGGTGGGTACGAACGCAGCCACGAAGTCACGAACCCCGCCGCGACGCTCTCGCTCGACCTGCTCGCTACGCTGCGAGAGGCCATCGACGCTCCCGAGACGACGGTCATCGTGGTCGAGGGCGAAGAAGACTTGGCAACGCTCCCGGCGCTCGTCGCCGCCCCAGAGGGTGCAAGCGTCGTCTACGGCCAGCCAGACGAGGGGATGGTGCTCGTCACGGTCACGCCGGAGGTTCGCCATCGCATGATTTCTCTGCTTTCACAGATGACTGGCGACCACGACGCGGCGTGGGCAGCGCTCGGTGTTGACGCCGAATAA
- the spt4 gene encoding transcription elongation factor subunit Spt4, translated as MAKKRKVCRDCHRVLEVTDGDVCPDCGSTSLTEDWAGYVVISHPEQSDIAKEMGVTSPGAYALKVR; from the coding sequence ATGGCCAAAAAGCGAAAAGTGTGCCGTGACTGCCACCGCGTCCTCGAAGTCACCGACGGCGACGTCTGTCCGGACTGTGGCTCTACGAGCCTCACCGAAGACTGGGCAGGCTACGTCGTCATCTCCCACCCGGAGCAAAGCGACATCGCAAAAGAAATGGGCGTCACCTCCCCCGGCGCCTACGCGCTGAAGGTTCGATAG
- a CDS encoding DNA-directed RNA polymerase, with protein MYKRVRLKDTVEVPPRHLADVSPQLVKQLLQDKLEGRMDEDVGSVVSVTKVHEIGDGAVIPNKPGVYYEADFDAVTYDPQMQEVVDGEVVEVVNFGAFIGIGPVDGLLHVSQISDEYLAFDDENQQLASRESNRSLGVGDSVRARIVTKSIDERNPRDSKIGLTAKQVGLGKHGWLKEERERRQAAAGE; from the coding sequence ATGTACAAACGGGTCAGACTCAAGGACACGGTTGAGGTTCCACCGCGGCATCTCGCAGACGTGTCTCCACAACTGGTAAAGCAGCTTCTGCAGGACAAGCTCGAAGGACGAATGGACGAAGACGTGGGCAGCGTCGTCAGCGTGACGAAAGTCCACGAAATCGGCGACGGGGCGGTCATCCCCAACAAGCCCGGCGTCTACTACGAGGCGGATTTCGACGCCGTCACGTACGACCCACAGATGCAGGAAGTCGTCGATGGCGAAGTCGTGGAAGTCGTCAACTTCGGGGCGTTCATCGGGATTGGTCCCGTGGACGGCCTGCTCCACGTCTCTCAGATTTCGGACGAATACCTCGCCTTCGACGACGAGAACCAACAGCTCGCCTCGCGTGAGTCCAACCGCTCTCTCGGCGTTGGCGACTCCGTTCGCGCGCGCATCGTCACGAAGAGCATCGACGAGCGCAACCCACGCGACAGCAAGATTGGCCTCACGGCCAAACAGGTCGGCCTTGGCAAACACGGCTGGCTGAAAGAGGAACGCGAGCGTCGGCAGGCCGCCGCAGGTGAATAA
- a CDS encoding twitching motility protein PilT: MTTVLMDANALMMPVEFDVRVFDELDRLLGDVRLVTPTAVVNELEKLSTGAGREAVAASVGTDLARERCRILSHDESYADDAIVELATGGECDYVVTNDGPLKRRLLAACVPVIGIRGRNKLAITRP; the protein is encoded by the coding sequence ATGACGACGGTGCTCATGGACGCAAACGCGCTGATGATGCCGGTCGAATTCGACGTGCGCGTGTTCGACGAACTCGACCGGTTGCTCGGTGACGTGCGCCTCGTGACGCCCACCGCAGTCGTCAATGAGTTGGAGAAACTCTCGACGGGCGCGGGCCGCGAGGCGGTTGCGGCAAGCGTGGGGACGGACCTCGCGCGTGAGCGCTGTCGTATCCTCTCACACGACGAATCGTATGCAGACGACGCCATTGTCGAACTCGCCACCGGCGGTGAGTGCGACTACGTCGTCACGAACGACGGACCCCTGAAACGGCGGTTGCTGGCCGCCTGCGTACCAGTAATTGGTATAAGGGGCCGGAACAAACTGGCAATCACTCGACCATAA
- a CDS encoding translation initiation factor IF-2 subunit gamma yields MTGKHQQPEVNIGLVGHVDHGKTTLVRALSGEWTDQHSEEMKRGISIRLGYADATFRKCPGVEEPECYTVKEECEDGTESDPLRTVSFVDAPGHETLMATMLSGAAIMDGAVLLVSATSPVPQAQTEEHLMALDIIGIDNIVIAQNKVDLVSADQARENYEQIKEFTKGTVAEDAPVVPISAQQEVNLDLLIQAIEEEIPTPERDPSDDARLHIARSFDINRPGTTWDSLTGGVIGGSLVAGALENGQDIEIRPGREVEEGGQTEWRPIETNVRSIQAGGQSVDTATPGGLLGVGTGLDPSLTKGDGLAGQIAGPPGSLPPTREAFEMEVDLLDRVVGDDEDTVDEISTGEPLMMTVGTATTVGAVTSARGGECEVRLKRPVCAAAGAKVAINRRVGARWRLIGVGTITE; encoded by the coding sequence ATGACAGGGAAACATCAACAACCGGAGGTGAACATCGGACTCGTCGGCCACGTCGACCACGGAAAGACGACGCTGGTCAGAGCGCTCTCAGGGGAGTGGACAGACCAGCACTCAGAGGAGATGAAGCGCGGAATCTCTATCCGACTTGGGTACGCGGACGCGACGTTCCGAAAGTGCCCCGGCGTCGAGGAACCGGAGTGTTACACCGTCAAAGAGGAGTGCGAAGACGGCACCGAAAGCGACCCGCTCCGCACGGTGTCGTTCGTGGACGCTCCCGGCCACGAGACGCTCATGGCGACGATGCTCTCCGGTGCCGCCATCATGGACGGCGCGGTGTTGCTCGTGAGCGCCACCTCGCCCGTCCCCCAAGCCCAGACCGAAGAACACCTGATGGCGCTCGACATCATCGGCATCGACAACATTGTCATCGCCCAGAACAAGGTCGACCTCGTCTCTGCAGACCAGGCCCGCGAGAACTACGAGCAGATAAAAGAGTTCACGAAGGGCACGGTTGCAGAAGACGCGCCGGTCGTCCCCATCAGCGCCCAACAGGAGGTCAACTTAGACCTGCTCATTCAGGCCATCGAAGAGGAGATTCCAACGCCTGAACGCGACCCGAGCGACGATGCCCGACTGCACATCGCGCGCAGTTTCGACATCAACCGCCCGGGGACGACGTGGGACAGCCTCACCGGCGGCGTCATCGGCGGCTCGCTCGTCGCGGGCGCGCTTGAGAACGGCCAAGACATCGAAATTCGCCCCGGCCGCGAGGTCGAAGAGGGCGGGCAGACCGAATGGCGGCCAATCGAAACGAACGTCCGCTCGATTCAGGCGGGCGGCCAGTCGGTTGACACCGCCACGCCCGGTGGCCTGCTCGGCGTCGGCACGGGACTCGACCCAAGCCTCACGAAAGGTGACGGCCTCGCTGGCCAGATCGCTGGCCCACCGGGGTCGCTCCCGCCAACGCGGGAAGCCTTCGAGATGGAGGTTGACCTCTTAGACCGCGTCGTCGGCGACGACGAGGACACAGTTGACGAAATCTCGACGGGCGAACCGCTCATGATGACGGTCGGCACGGCCACGACGGTCGGCGCCGTGACGAGCGCCCGCGGCGGCGAATGTGAAGTTCGCTTAAAGCGCCCGGTCTGTGCGGCCGCCGGTGCGAAAGTCGCCATCAACCGCCGCGTCGGCGCGCGCTGGCGGCTCATCGGCGTCGGGACAATCACGGAATAG
- a CDS encoding helix-turn-helix transcriptional regulator: MSSQPTPEDAPAEQANPSITEPAEVFATISNETRLAILEALWEAETRHVSFTDLNRAVGMKDSAQFNYHLRQLLGRFVHKSDDGYKLTYAGKHVLRTLISGRFTDQITIDPFPLPGTCVGCGEQLVASYADEVLAVRCSVCERLHSGYPFPPAAVQGRTHEEMLDGYNRWVRHLYSLAADGVCPECGSQMKSKLVDGQQCLPELQIAVGHECMQCQSHVTAAIGMNLLYQPDVVSFYRDHDIDLGNVPYWELPWCVGDEHTTVIGDDPWRARVAITLGDEELRVTVDDQIAVVAVERAKQYTRK, encoded by the coding sequence ATGTCATCTCAGCCCACACCAGAGGATGCGCCAGCCGAGCAGGCGAATCCCTCGATAACCGAACCGGCAGAGGTGTTCGCCACCATCTCGAACGAGACGCGCCTCGCCATCTTGGAAGCCCTCTGGGAGGCGGAGACGCGACACGTGAGTTTTACTGACCTGAATCGGGCGGTTGGGATGAAAGACTCAGCCCAATTCAACTACCATCTGCGCCAACTCCTCGGCCGGTTCGTCCACAAGAGCGACGACGGCTACAAGCTCACCTACGCCGGAAAACACGTCCTCCGGACGCTCATCTCGGGACGATTCACCGACCAAATCACCATCGACCCCTTCCCGCTGCCGGGGACGTGCGTCGGCTGTGGTGAACAACTCGTCGCGAGCTACGCAGACGAGGTGCTGGCCGTCCGGTGCTCGGTCTGCGAACGCCTGCACAGCGGCTATCCGTTCCCGCCCGCGGCCGTCCAAGGGCGCACCCACGAGGAGATGCTGGACGGGTACAACCGCTGGGTGCGCCACCTCTACAGCCTCGCCGCGGACGGCGTCTGCCCCGAGTGTGGGAGCCAGATGAAGTCGAAGCTCGTAGACGGCCAACAGTGTCTCCCCGAACTCCAGATTGCCGTTGGCCACGAGTGCATGCAGTGTCAATCGCATGTGACCGCCGCCATCGGGATGAATCTACTCTACCAGCCTGACGTGGTGAGCTTCTACCGCGACCACGACATCGACCTCGGGAACGTCCCCTACTGGGAGTTGCCGTGGTGCGTCGGTGACGAGCACACGACGGTCATCGGGGACGACCCGTGGCGCGCTCGCGTCGCCATCACCCTCGGTGACGAGGAACTTCGGGTGACCGTCGATGACCAAATCGCCGTCGTCGCCGTCGAGCGGGCGAAGCAGTACACCCGCAAATAG
- a CDS encoding helix-turn-helix domain-containing protein, translating to MKETSIQECEECLAPAEAFSTIANETRLSILEALWTAPERPVTFSELRRSVGMRDSAQFNYHLGKLTGHFITKTEGGYDFRHAGKKVVRAVLEGSFNEDPELPSFGISGACTDCGAGLQAAYADEQITIDCTACGRIHSRYSFPPGGLNDRTREEVMDAFNQRVRHLHCLAADGVCPECNGKMETTLRRAEEPDVAATVCVEHRCAQCDHRIHSTAGLKLLDHSDVVTFHRTHGIDLCATPYWEFAWCVSDEHTTILSSDPWSIRVTIPLDDEELRVTMDGDLTVTDVETFPTGTPADSRTTA from the coding sequence ATGAAGGAAACCTCTATCCAAGAGTGCGAGGAGTGTCTCGCGCCCGCTGAGGCGTTTTCTACCATCGCAAACGAGACGCGACTGTCCATCTTAGAAGCCCTCTGGACGGCGCCAGAGCGGCCCGTCACGTTCTCTGAACTCAGGCGGTCGGTGGGCATGCGCGACTCCGCCCAGTTCAACTACCACCTCGGCAAGCTCACCGGCCACTTCATCACAAAGACCGAAGGCGGCTACGACTTCCGCCACGCGGGCAAGAAGGTCGTGAGAGCCGTCCTCGAAGGCTCGTTCAACGAAGACCCGGAACTCCCCTCCTTCGGGATTTCCGGAGCGTGTACAGATTGCGGCGCGGGCCTGCAAGCCGCCTACGCTGACGAGCAAATCACCATCGACTGTACTGCCTGCGGGCGGATTCACTCGCGCTATTCATTCCCACCGGGTGGCCTGAACGACCGCACCCGCGAGGAGGTCATGGATGCGTTCAACCAGCGCGTGCGCCACCTCCACTGTCTCGCCGCGGACGGCGTCTGCCCCGAGTGCAACGGCAAGATGGAAACCACGCTCCGGCGGGCAGAAGAGCCCGACGTTGCCGCCACGGTGTGCGTCGAACACCGCTGTGCGCAGTGTGACCACCGCATCCACTCGACGGCAGGCCTCAAGCTGCTTGACCACTCTGATGTGGTCACGTTCCACCGCACCCACGGCATCGACCTCTGTGCGACGCCGTACTGGGAGTTCGCGTGGTGCGTCTCTGACGAGCACACGACCATCCTATCTTCCGACCCGTGGTCGATTCGCGTGACGATTCCGCTCGACGACGAGGAACTGCGCGTCACGATGGACGGCGACCTGACCGTGACCGACGTCGAAACGTTCCCGACGGGCACGCCCGCAGACTCGCGGACGACCGCCTAA
- a CDS encoding haloacid dehalogenase type II has translation MAFDAGRVTTVTFDSYSTIVDVDAAEQALADRVSTPEPVSKLWRARSIEYTMVANFVDAYQPFYEMNRDALQYALDVHGVDISTDERDEILAVYHELDVFDDVRDGIQRLKNGGYDCYVVSNGNPEMLASMVSHADIGDLLTDTISAHEVETFKPDAEIYRHAAGRTGTPIKEIAHVSAGWFDVMGAQHAGMQGVWVDRKGTPYETFGGDPDLTIETFYELAEELGV, from the coding sequence ATGGCATTCGACGCAGGCCGAGTCACGACCGTTACCTTCGATTCGTACAGCACCATCGTTGACGTAGACGCCGCAGAGCAGGCGCTCGCAGACCGCGTTTCGACTCCCGAACCCGTCTCCAAACTCTGGCGGGCGCGCTCGATTGAGTACACCATGGTGGCGAACTTCGTCGACGCCTACCAGCCCTTCTACGAGATGAACCGCGACGCCCTCCAGTACGCACTGGACGTCCACGGCGTCGATATTTCGACCGACGAGCGCGACGAAATCCTCGCCGTCTACCACGAACTCGACGTGTTCGACGACGTGCGCGACGGGATCCAGCGGCTCAAAAATGGCGGCTACGACTGCTATGTCGTCTCCAACGGGAACCCCGAGATGCTCGCCTCGATGGTCTCCCACGCCGACATCGGCGACCTGCTTACTGACACGATTTCCGCCCACGAAGTGGAGACGTTCAAGCCGGATGCCGAGATTTATCGGCACGCCGCTGGGCGAACCGGGACACCAATCAAAGAGATTGCGCACGTTTCGGCTGGCTGGTTCGACGTGATGGGCGCACAACACGCCGGAATGCAGGGCGTCTGGGTCGACCGGAAGGGCACGCCCTACGAGACCTTCGGCGGCGACCCCGACTTGACGATTGAGACCTTCTACGAATTGGCCGAGGAACTGGGCGTCTAG
- a CDS encoding DUF5787 family protein produces the protein MSEFAFEVALCALLERERDEIIARQLGASVHGRRIMDIICVEPGPAFEKRAAITPHEIPEAAIESRAGVGQARYYRNCFDMHPDRARSVAERAIEIGFFERVRRGSRLYVRQTARYPDDWFGKLVGIENKPDLAVPGDLELQLRKDVSLGVFDEVILATESYVTGAHLNRIPEEVGVWRFRPETGGLEVIREPTPLDPAASGVDIVDAYTGRTDMQVATAAEKARLRRRMAERAYGKGWRSFSLPACVHGAARTVAGAEGIPYCEWKDSVVNPTDECGPACPGYEPAEPPEVDVEAVRDSRTPWVAKPKGPRTQSGLDRFL, from the coding sequence ATGTCCGAGTTTGCGTTCGAGGTGGCCCTCTGTGCCCTCCTTGAGCGCGAGCGAGACGAGATTATCGCCCGCCAACTCGGCGCGAGCGTCCACGGGCGGCGCATCATGGACATCATCTGCGTCGAACCCGGCCCCGCGTTCGAGAAACGGGCGGCCATCACGCCTCACGAGATTCCCGAGGCGGCCATCGAAAGTCGCGCGGGAGTGGGCCAAGCCCGGTATTATCGAAACTGCTTCGATATGCACCCTGACCGGGCGCGGAGCGTCGCAGAGCGTGCCATCGAGATTGGCTTTTTCGAGCGCGTGCGCCGAGGGTCGCGCCTCTACGTCCGACAGACGGCGCGGTATCCCGACGACTGGTTCGGCAAGTTGGTCGGCATCGAGAACAAGCCAGACCTTGCTGTGCCGGGTGATTTGGAACTCCAGTTGCGCAAAGACGTGTCCCTCGGCGTGTTCGACGAGGTAATTCTCGCCACCGAATCCTACGTCACCGGCGCGCACTTGAACAGAATCCCCGAGGAAGTGGGCGTGTGGCGGTTTCGACCGGAAACGGGGGGCCTCGAAGTCATCCGTGAACCGACGCCGCTTGACCCCGCTGCATCGGGCGTGGATATCGTCGATGCGTACACCGGGCGAACCGACATGCAGGTTGCGACGGCGGCCGAAAAGGCCAGACTCCGCCGCCGGATGGCCGAGCGGGCGTATGGCAAGGGGTGGCGGAGTTTTTCGCTTCCGGCGTGTGTCCACGGGGCGGCGAGAACGGTTGCCGGAGCCGAAGGCATCCCCTACTGCGAGTGGAAAGATTCCGTGGTGAATCCGACAGACGAGTGCGGCCCGGCGTGTCCGGGCTACGAACCCGCAGAGCCGCCCGAAGTGGACGTCGAAGCCGTCCGCGACAGTCGGACGCCGTGGGTCGCAAAGCCAAAAGGCCCGCGCACCCAGAGCGGGCTCGACCGCTTTCTATAG
- a CDS encoding MBL fold metallo-hydrolase, with product MQVTLLGTGDTTGTPTPNCGCDTCEEARERGVHRSRFSVHVYNERTDETLLVDVSPDFRHQFLTNDLTLPDAALITHIHFDHVDGLGNAYRLLSDLPVYAGAEVDPVTGESVAETIRQKFDYLRAVTVHDVHPFETQRLCGLDVTFVPVDHPPLLCYGVVIEDPETGAKLSISGDTSFDMPAQSRDLLANPDLLLADGIVPGHLSKHHPAGGDHHDDDGNPRTFGSKHMTREGAIALGTELNAAITRLVHIAHYYPVEEAFEDPLAVDGEQYRL from the coding sequence ATGCAGGTCACGCTCCTTGGCACCGGTGACACGACGGGGACGCCCACCCCGAACTGTGGCTGTGACACCTGCGAAGAAGCCCGGGAGCGCGGCGTCCACCGCAGTCGCTTTTCAGTGCACGTCTACAACGAACGCACCGACGAAACTCTGCTCGTAGACGTGAGTCCAGACTTTCGCCACCAGTTTCTCACGAACGACCTCACGCTTCCCGACGCGGCGCTCATCACCCACATCCACTTCGACCACGTCGATGGCCTCGGGAACGCCTACCGCCTGCTCTCCGACCTGCCAGTCTATGCAGGTGCGGAGGTAGACCCCGTCACCGGCGAGAGCGTCGCGGAGACGATTCGACAGAAGTTCGACTACCTCCGCGCGGTCACCGTCCACGACGTCCACCCCTTCGAGACCCAGCGCCTCTGTGGCCTTGACGTGACGTTCGTGCCGGTTGACCACCCACCGCTGCTCTGTTACGGCGTCGTCATTGAAGACCCGGAAACCGGCGCGAAACTCTCTATTTCCGGCGACACGAGCTTCGACATGCCCGCCCAGTCGCGCGACCTGCTCGCCAATCCAGACTTACTCCTCGCAGACGGCATCGTCCCCGGCCACCTCTCAAAACACCACCCGGCAGGCGGCGACCACCACGACGATGACGGCAACCCGCGTACCTTCGGCTCGAAACACATGACCCGCGAGGGAGCGATTGCGCTCGGAACCGAACTGAACGCAGCCATCACCCGCCTCGTCCACATCGCCCACTACTACCCCGTCGAGGAAGCGTTCGAAGACCCGCTCGCCGTCGATGGCGAACAATATCGACTATAG
- a CDS encoding ATP-binding protein, producing MSSPELSVVEFLLTTHLYNQDRDRDENDLPPRYRRVFWGEEGIERPLPSTLKKAAAATGVEHPWEAVSGLMFTDFDDFNQVIKLTEADLAKQWYLDRAGPERIMDVPTLAAAFEEEVEGLDYEHSRAQNRPLRADRVWIDSLLEEYFESEEEEEMLDLVDILAPEEIDMSLDDLVLTADQEGEILKIMKAIEHRDYLAQIGLREIGKLLYVGPPGTGKTTTARALAHELDLPFVEVKLSMITSQYLGETAKNVEKTFEVAKRLSPCILFMDEFDFVAKTRASDEHAAIKRAVNTLLKSIDNISLIQDDVLLIGATNHPDQLDAAAWRRFDEIVNFPKPDRQMRSDILWLITRNMEIVDFDPNEVADLTEGLTGSDLRLVMREAVLEALTEERMVLTQQDLLDAITDFEERDTLKDLDMMNGDHDALIAGGSDMPGGSDSDHDHSHDDHDHDHD from the coding sequence ATGAGCAGCCCGGAGCTTTCCGTCGTTGAGTTCTTGTTGACGACACATCTCTACAACCAAGACCGCGACCGCGACGAGAACGACCTTCCACCCCGCTATCGCCGGGTTTTCTGGGGTGAGGAGGGCATCGAGCGCCCGCTTCCTTCGACCCTGAAGAAAGCCGCCGCGGCCACCGGCGTCGAACACCCGTGGGAGGCGGTCTCGGGTCTGATGTTCACTGATTTTGACGACTTCAACCAGGTCATCAAACTCACCGAAGCCGACCTCGCAAAACAGTGGTATCTCGATCGCGCCGGGCCAGAGCGCATCATGGACGTCCCTACCCTCGCCGCGGCGTTCGAGGAGGAGGTCGAAGGCCTCGATTACGAACACTCCCGGGCACAAAACCGCCCCCTCCGCGCAGACCGCGTCTGGATTGACAGCCTCTTAGAGGAGTACTTCGAGAGTGAGGAAGAAGAGGAGATGCTCGACCTCGTGGACATCCTCGCACCCGAAGAAATCGATATGAGCCTCGATGACCTCGTCCTCACCGCAGACCAGGAAGGCGAGATTCTGAAGATCATGAAGGCCATCGAGCACCGCGACTACCTCGCCCAGATTGGCCTGCGCGAAATCGGGAAGCTCCTCTACGTCGGCCCACCGGGAACCGGGAAAACGACGACCGCTCGCGCGCTTGCCCACGAACTCGACCTGCCGTTTGTCGAGGTCAAGCTCTCGATGATTACGAGCCAGTACTTGGGTGAAACGGCGAAAAACGTCGAGAAAACGTTCGAGGTGGCAAAGCGCCTCTCGCCGTGTATCTTGTTCATGGACGAATTCGACTTCGTCGCCAAAACGCGGGCATCGGACGAACACGCCGCCATCAAGCGCGCGGTGAACACCCTGCTCAAGTCCATCGACAACATCAGCCTGATTCAAGACGACGTGCTCCTCATCGGCGCGACGAACCACCCAGACCAGCTCGACGCAGCAGCGTGGCGGCGCTTCGACGAGATTGTGAACTTCCCGAAACCAGACCGTCAGATGCGCTCTGACATCCTCTGGCTCATCACTCGCAACATGGAGATCGTGGACTTCGACCCCAACGAGGTCGCAGACCTCACCGAGGGGCTCACCGGGAGCGACCTCCGCCTTGTGATGCGCGAAGCCGTGCTCGAAGCGCTCACTGAAGAACGGATGGTGCTCACCCAACAAGACCTCTTAGACGCCATCACCGACTTCGAGGAGCGCGACACGCTCAAAGACTTAGACATGATGAACGGCGACCACGACGCGCTCATCGCGGGCGGCAGCGACATGCCCGGCGGGTCTGACTCGGACCACGACCACAGCCACGACGACCACGATCACGACCACGACTGA
- a CDS encoding thiolase family protein — translation MADTTPVIVQAVRTPQGKDGGVFADVRAEDLSIPLVNEILARTNLAGDDIDDLMWGCAQQRGEQGNNMARVIALLSELGESVPATTINRWCASSMQAVISASDAIRAGQRDAIIAGGVESMSRVPMGENTHNTHPAMNDHYNVAELSMGMTAEKVAAEYDISREVQDEFAARSQQRAVEATESGRFKDEIVPIDNGEAKISKDEGLRPGTTAEKLAGLPSVFKADGTVTPGNASQISDGAAALLVTSKAFAEEHDLDILAEVGNNNVAGVDPTVMGIGPVPATRGLLERSGRDIEEYDLVEINEAFASQCVYSANELGIDQDILNVNGGAIAIGHPLGASGARLPVTLIHEMIKQDVALGLATLCVGFGQGAAIEFSR, via the coding sequence ATGGCAGACACCACTCCCGTCATCGTACAGGCCGTGAGAACCCCCCAGGGGAAAGACGGCGGCGTGTTCGCAGACGTCCGCGCAGAAGATCTCTCGATTCCGCTCGTAAACGAGATCCTCGCGCGAACGAACCTCGCAGGCGACGACATTGACGACCTCATGTGGGGCTGTGCCCAACAGCGCGGCGAGCAGGGTAACAACATGGCGCGCGTCATCGCGCTGCTCTCAGAGCTTGGTGAGTCCGTCCCGGCGACGACCATCAACCGCTGGTGTGCCTCCTCGATGCAGGCGGTCATTTCGGCCTCCGACGCCATCCGCGCTGGGCAGCGCGATGCCATCATCGCCGGCGGCGTCGAAAGCATGTCTCGTGTCCCGATGGGCGAGAACACGCACAACACCCACCCCGCGATGAACGACCACTACAACGTCGCAGAGCTCTCGATGGGCATGACCGCAGAGAAGGTCGCAGCGGAATACGACATCAGCCGTGAGGTGCAAGACGAGTTCGCCGCCCGCAGCCAGCAACGCGCCGTCGAAGCCACCGAATCCGGCCGGTTCAAAGACGAAATCGTCCCCATCGACAACGGCGAGGCGAAGATATCGAAAGACGAGGGGCTCCGACCGGGCACCACCGCAGAAAAGCTCGCCGGGCTCCCCTCCGTGTTCAAGGCTGACGGCACGGTCACGCCGGGCAACGCCTCCCAGATTTCAGACGGCGCGGCCGCCCTGCTCGTCACCTCCAAAGCGTTCGCAGAAGAACACGACCTCGACATCCTCGCAGAGGTCGGCAACAACAACGTCGCGGGCGTTGACCCAACGGTGATGGGCATTGGTCCCGTCCCCGCAACGCGCGGCCTGCTCGAACGTTCCGGACGCGACATCGAAGAGTACGACCTCGTCGAAATCAACGAAGCATTCGCAAGCCAGTGTGTCTACTCGGCGAACGAACTCGGCATCGACCAGGACATCCTCAACGTGAACGGCGGCGCAATCGCCATTGGCCACCCGCTCGGCGCGAGCGGCGCGCGTCTCCCGGTCACGCTCATCCACGAGATGATCAAACAGGACGTAGCCCTCGGCCTCGCCACCCTCTGTGTCGGCTTTGGCCAAGGTGCGGCCATCGAATTCAGCCGGTAA